The DNA region CGGTGGCCGTGACATCGGGCACGGCCGCGTTGCACGTCGCGTACGCGGCGGCCGGGGTCGGCCCTGGCGACGAGGTCGTCACCTCACCGATGACGTTCGTCGCCACCGCCGCGACGGCCGCGCTGCTCGGCGGCAAGGTCGTGTTCGCCGATGTCGAGGCGGACACCGGCAACCTCGACCCGGCGGCGGCTTCGGCGGCCGTCACCGCGCGCACCAAGGTCGTCGCGGCCGTGGACTACGCCGGCCACCCCGCCGAACTGGACGAGCTCGGCCGGATCGCGCACGACAACGACGCGCTGCTGCTGGAGGACGCCGCGCATTCCGTCGGTGGAAGCTGGCAGGGCAGGCCGGTCGGCTCGCTCGCCGACCTCACGACGTTCTCCTTCTTCCCCACCAAGAACCTCACCACGGCCGAAGGCGGCGCGGTGGTCGCCGGCTCGGACGAGCTGCTGGCGCGTGCGAGGGGTTTCCGCAATCACGGTCTGGTGCGCGACAAGGCGGCCCAGCGGTATCCGGACGAAGGCGCGTGGCACCAGGAGGTGCACGAGTTCGGCCTCAACTACCGGTTGCCGGATGTGTTGTGCGCCTTGGGAAGCAGCCAGCTGCGCAGGCTCGCCGAGTTCAAGAAGCGGCGTGCGGAGATCCACGCGCGCTACACTTCCGCACTGTCCTCTTTGGACGGAGTGCTGACGCCT from Amycolatopsis sp. EV170708-02-1 includes:
- a CDS encoding DegT/DnrJ/EryC1/StrS aminotransferase family protein, coding for MADFLPYGRQSVSEEDIAAVTEVLRGDWLTTGPAVTRFEEDLAEHTGGTPAVAVTSGTAALHVAYAAAGVGPGDEVVTSPMTFVATAATAALLGGKVVFADVEADTGNLDPAAASAAVTARTKVVAAVDYAGHPAELDELGRIAHDNDALLLEDAAHSVGGSWQGRPVGSLADLTTFSFFPTKNLTTAEGGAVVAGSDELLARARGFRNHGLVRDKAAQRYPDEGAWHQEVHEFGLNYRLPDVLCALGSSQLRRLAEFKKRRAEIHARYTSALSSLDGVLTPAVREGADPVWHLYPLRVLEGRRRELFDHLRAKGIGVQVNYIPAYWHPVFEDLGYRRGMCPNAELYYSQELSLPLFPALTDADVDRVIDEVHGFFG